From one Octopus bimaculoides isolate UCB-OBI-ISO-001 chromosome 1, ASM119413v2, whole genome shotgun sequence genomic stretch:
- the LOC106870366 gene encoding uncharacterized protein DDB_G0271670-like, whose amino-acid sequence MMQGKRTVPKLWDIKWFTVLILSFCLSNVKCQNTSVSVPTTSSVTTDSVNTIISTSFSSITNGQTTNTVASTNSVTSPSSILGSTSEITTPSTITITSSLSSLFFSSSSSSSSSSSSSSSSLSPSPSSSPSSSFSPPSSTSLSPSTSSLSNSLPSSTSLTSSLSPSSASTLSPTLQSSTSDIEFGTTTSSSSSPDTTSINSTPTMQNTSQGSTNVTQSFISTPFISSTPISADKSTITTNTTSTVVESQSVTFNTTANVTEPPAITKGNTVQAITTKGPAVSTSAPVTMAPVITKYELPFQMSFNATFNTTLLDHNSLLYRTLAQNITGELTEVYKDTPGFISVLVTGFKRGSTLVDYDLVVHGYVDQDKMIDFINSTGLNNMKTVSTPLGNPSNVEEDMLNNIQLGKDLSVTRHKFR is encoded by the exons atgatgcaag gtaAACGTACAGTACCAAAACTTTGGGACATCAAATGGTTCACAgttctcattttatcattttgtcttt CCAATGTAAAATGTCAGAACACAAGCGTCTCTGTCCCCACAACATCATCAGTGACCACAGATAGTGTCAATACTATTATATCTACTTCATTCTCCTCCATAACCAATGGACAAACCACAAATACAGTGGCTTCAACAAATTCAGTTACATCACCTTCCTCTATTCTTGGCTCAACATCAGAAATTACTACTCcttctactattactattacttcttctctttcttctctttttttttcttcttcttcatcttcttcttcttcttcttcttcttcttcttcttctctctctccttctccttcttcttctccttcttcatctttttctcctccctcttctacttctctttctccttccacctcttctctttctaactctcttccttcttccacttctctaacttcctctctctctccttcttctgctTCAACGTTGTCCCCTACACTGCAGTCTTCTACATCAGACATTGAATTTGGAACAACTACTTCGAGTTCATCATCTCCAGATACAACAAGTATAAATTCCACCCCTACCATGCAGAACACATCTCAAGGAAGCACCAATGTAACTCAGAGCTTTATTTCGACTCCATTCATTTCCTCGACTCCTATCTCAGCAGACAAAAgtaccatcactaccaacacaaCATCAACTGTAGTTGAATCGCAAAGTGTTACTTTCAATACAACAGCAAACGTAACGGAACCACCAGCGATAACAAAGGGGAATACAGTACAAGCTATTACTACAAAGGGACCAGCAGTAAGCACAAGCGCACCAGTAACAATGGCGCCAGTTATCA ccAAATATGAGCTCCCGTTTCAGATGTCATTCAACGCAACATTCAATACAACATTACTCGATCACAACTCTCTTCTTTACAGAACGTTGGCGCAAAATATTACTGGAGAG ttAACTGAAGTGTATAAAGATACACCAGGTTTCATTTCAGTATTAGTTACCGGATTTAA GAGAGGTTCCACCCTCGTTGACTACGACCTTGTAGTACATGGCTATGTTGATCAAGACAAGATGATTGACTTTATTAATTCGACGGGTTTGAACAATATGAAAACTGTTTCTACTCCTTTAGGAAATCCATCCAATGTAGAGGAAGACATGCTGAACAACATTCAGCTAGGTAAGGATTTGTCTGTAACAAGACATAAATTCCGGTAA